The following are encoded in a window of Camelus ferus isolate YT-003-E chromosome 20, BCGSAC_Cfer_1.0, whole genome shotgun sequence genomic DNA:
- the LOC116658224 gene encoding uncharacterized protein LOC116658224, whose translation MYWVINYAILPRMRMQSERQKNTTALGISFFFSGAPSSASLQLCLVVVRQANTSDTWFIHLQLHSQVKCHHISARVVPPDSSPGAARAGCAWWGLRLRLPGRGPVGIGWVVLLLTSPSPVLGAVYPPHPGSSAASPCPPVPSSGCEGTLARAPPAGPPPALRRPTIPGWGAPWRSGGQETAGAAQVTRGSLVCPLRCSPGAVRKDGLVWLQNERRRKKKKKTKTGKKHKTAQLGACGGRKKKKNRHKS comes from the coding sequence ATGTACTGGGTTATAAATTATGCCATCCTCCCTAGAATGAGAATGCAGAGCGAGCGGCAGAAAAACACAACGGCACTCGgcatctcctttttcttctcaggcgctccctcctctgcctctctccaacTCTGCCTCGTTGTTGTCAGGCAGGCAAACACATCAGATACCTGGTTTATCCATCTTCAGCTCCACTCTCAGGTAAAATGCCACCACATCTCGGCACGGGTTGTCCCCCCAGACTCATCCCCGGGAGCAGCCCGAGCTGGGTGTGCGTGGTGGGGGCTGAGGCTGCGCTTGCCTGGCAGAGGACCGGTGGGCATCGGATGGGTAGTGCTCCTCCTAACTTCCCCTTCCCCGGTCCTTGGCGCTGTCTATCCACCCCACCCCGGGTCTTCTGCTGCGTCACCCTGTCCTCCAGTCCCCTCGTCCGGCTGCGAGGGGACCCTGGCCAGAGCTCCACCGGCAGGTCCTCCTCCCGCACTGCGTAGACCAACGATTCCAGGTTGGGGTGCACCATGGCGAAGTGGAGGCCAGGAGACAGCAGGCGCAGCGCAGGTAACCAGGGGAAGCTTGGTGTGCCCACTGCGATGCAGCCCTGGAGCTGTGAGGAAAGATGGTCTGGTCTGGCTTCAGaatgagagaagaaggaaaaaaaaaaaaaaaaccaaaacgggaaagaaacacaaaacagcGCAGCTCGGCGCCTGCgggggtagaaaaaaaaaaaaaaacagacacaaatcgtaa